The following is a genomic window from uncultured Propionivibrio sp..
CGGCCCCACCCGAAATCAGCGCGCCGGCATGGCCCATGCGCTTGCCCGGCGGAGCGGTGACGCCGGCGATGAAACCGACGACCGGCTTCTTCATGTGATCCTTGCACCAGAGCGCGGCATCCGCCTCGTCAGGACCTCCGATCTCGCCGATCATGATGACCGCATCGGTCTCGGGATCGTCGTTGAACATGCGCATGACATCGATGTGCTTGAGGCCGTTGATCGGATCACCACCGATGCCGACCGCCGACGACTGGCCGAGACCGAGTTCGGTCAGCATCGCCACCGCTTCGTAGGTCAGCGTCCCCGAGCGCGACACCACGCCAACGCGGCCACGCAGATGGATGTGGCCCGGCATGATGCCGATCTTGATTTCGTCCGGCGTGATCAATCCCGGACAGTTCGGACCCAGCAGCAGGGTTTCCTTGCCACCCGCCGCGACCTTGCGCTTCATGCGATTGCGCACTTCGAGCATGTCACGCACCGGAATGCCCTCGGTAATGCAAATCGCCATGTCGAGATCCGCCTCGACCGCTTCCCAGATCGCCGCCGCGGCACCCGCCGGCGGCACGTAGATGACCGACACAGTGGCGCCGGTGACGGCCGCCGCTTCCTTCACCGAGCCGAAGATCGGGATGTCGAAGATCGACTCACCGGCCTTCTTGGGATTGACGCCGGCAACAAAGCAGTTCTTACCATTGGCATATTCCTGGCACTTTTCGGTGTGGAACTGACCGACCTTGCCGGTAATGCCCTGGGTGATGACTTTGGTATCCTTATTGATGAGAATCGACATGTTGATGGCTCCCTTATCTGACTGCCGCGACGATCTTTTCGGCCGCTTCGGCCATCGTGTCCGCCGGAATGATCGGCAGCCCGGACTCCCGCAACAACTGCTTGCCGAGTTCCTCGTTCGTCCCTTTCATGCGCACCACCAGCGGCACCTTGAGCTGGGTCTGCCGCACCGCGGCCATGACGCCGTTGGCGATCGTGTCGCACTTCATGATGCCGCCGAAAATATTGACGAGAATGCCCTTGACGTTGTCGTTCTTGAGCATGATCTTGAAGGCTTCGGTCACTTTCTCGGCCGAAGCGCCACCGCCAACGTCGAGGAAGTTCGCCGGCTCGCCGCCGTACAGCTTGATCACGTCCATCGTCGCCATCGCCAGTCCGGCACCGTTCACCAGGCAACCGATGTTGCCATCCAGCGAAATGTAGGCGAGACCAAACTTCGAGGCCTCGATCTCGTTGGCATCCTCTTCGTCGAGATCGCGGTAGGCAAAGATGTCGGGAATGCGGTAGAGCGCGTTATCATCAAAGTTAAACTTCGCGTCCAGCGCCTTGATCGTGCCGTCGCCTTCGAGGATCAGCGGATTGATCTCCGCCAGCGACGCGTCGGTTTCCATGTAGCAGGCATACAAGCCCTTGAGCGCCGCCACCGCCTGCGCCACCGAGCCGGCCGGGATGCCGATGCCGGTCGCAAGTTGGGTCGCCTGGGCATCGCTGAGCCCGTCGATCGGATCGACATAGGCCGTGAGAATCTTCTCGGGAGAATGCAGGGCGACTTCCTCGATCTCCATGCCGCCTTCGGACGAGGCCATCACCGCGACCTTCTGCGTCTTGCGATCGGTCAGCACGGCAACATAGTATTCCTTGCGGATATCGGCGCCTTCCTCGACCAGCAGGCGCCGTACCTTCTGACCTTCAGGCCCGGTCTGGTGCGTCACCAACTGCATGCCGAGAATCTG
Proteins encoded in this region:
- the sucC gene encoding ADP-forming succinate--CoA ligase subunit beta, with amino-acid sequence MKIHEYQGKELLRKFGVVVPRGVFCQSVDEAVKAAESLGGKVWVVKAQIHAGGRGKGGGVKLARSLDEVRQHAGQILGMQLVTHQTGPEGQKVRRLLVEEGADIRKEYYVAVLTDRKTQKVAVMASSEGGMEIEEVALHSPEKILTAYVDPIDGLSDAQATQLATGIGIPAGSVAQAVAALKGLYACYMETDASLAEINPLILEGDGTIKALDAKFNFDDNALYRIPDIFAYRDLDEEDANEIEASKFGLAYISLDGNIGCLVNGAGLAMATMDVIKLYGGEPANFLDVGGGASAEKVTEAFKIMLKNDNVKGILVNIFGGIMKCDTIANGVMAAVRQTQLKVPLVVRMKGTNEELGKQLLRESGLPIIPADTMAEAAEKIVAAVR
- the sucD gene encoding succinate--CoA ligase subunit alpha, with amino-acid sequence MSILINKDTKVITQGITGKVGQFHTEKCQEYANGKNCFVAGVNPKKAGESIFDIPIFGSVKEAAAVTGATVSVIYVPPAGAAAAIWEAVEADLDMAICITEGIPVRDMLEVRNRMKRKVAAGGKETLLLGPNCPGLITPDEIKIGIMPGHIHLRGRVGVVSRSGTLTYEAVAMLTELGLGQSSAVGIGGDPINGLKHIDVMRMFNDDPETDAVIMIGEIGGPDEADAALWCKDHMKKPVVGFIAGVTAPPGKRMGHAGALISGGADTADAKLEIMASCGFTVTRNPSELGRLVKSLL